In one window of Zingiber officinale cultivar Zhangliang chromosome 11A, Zo_v1.1, whole genome shotgun sequence DNA:
- the LOC122031883 gene encoding 50S ribosomal protein L7/L12-like, translating to MSSLLRSGGHPRLLSAASSFPFLRRFSAAAPAAKDDCGDLEPVDQRRLPADYDPATFDPSAPQRSPPSDRVWRLVDQVAALSLAEVAELSVILRDKMGMKEPPAIGIANAGAGGAGGSAGGAAADGKEEAKKQEKTVFELRLDSYDAASKIKVIKEVRGFTDLGLKEAKELVEKAPAVIKKGLSKEEAEQIIEKMKAIGAKVVME from the coding sequence ATGAGCTCTCTACTTCGATCGGGCGGCCACCCCCGTCTCCTCTCCGCCGCCTCTTCCTTCCCGTTCCTCCGCCGCTTCTCCGCTGCGGCTCCAGCGGCCAAAGATGACTGTGGAGACCTCGAGCCCGTCGACCAGCGGAGGCTTCCTGCGGACTACGACCCCGCCACCTTCGATCCTTCGGCGCCGCAACGGAGCCCGCCGTCTGATCGGGTTTGGAGGCTCGTCGACCAGGTCGCCGCGCTTTCCCTCGCCGAGGTCGCTGAGCTATCCGTCATACTCCGGGATAAGATGGGGATGAAGGAGCCCCCGGCTATCGGCATCGCCAACGCCGGGGCTGGCGGGGCCGGCGGATCGGCTGGGGGTGCGGCGGCGGATGGGAAGGAGGAGGCTAAGAAGCAGGAGAAGACGGTGTTCGAGCTTAGGTTGGACTCTTACGATGCTGCTTCCAAGATCAAGGTGATCAAGGAGGTCAGGGGATTTACAGATTTGGGGCTGAAGGAGGCGAAAGAATTGGTGGAGAAGGCACCAGCGGTGATTAAGAAGGGGCTCTCAAAGGAGGAAGCCGAGCAGATCATTGAGAAGATGAAGGCCATTGGTGCTAAGGTTGTCATGGAATGA